TAAATGCAGCCAAAGTCCTCCTTCTTCCTGTTCTTGGCCATCATAGAAGACAAATGACTTGCCCTGAAAATGTTGCAGTTCCTTTCATTCTTCAAATGAAAGATACTACTGCATTACAGTTACTCGAGCAACGTAAAAGAAGCTCGGCCCTTCAACATAAACCTTGTCTGAAAGTTGATGTGTTTAGCATCTCGGATACCTTGCGATGGAAATACATTGAAATTCGCAGAATTTTGAGGCATTTATCATAGGGTACGTACATTCCTAGCAATTCCAAGGGCATTTCATGTAACCTTTGCATTATGATCAGACACATCCCACTAGAATTTTACTCAATTCAAAGGTTTCTTGCCCTCCAAGGAGGCTAATTGCAGGTACTCCATCCTAGCCTGAACAGACAATGGAGAAATGTTTCGAAATATATCCTTTGAAGTCCACCACAGCCGACTTTGCAATCCTGGAGTTTTTTCACAATTCTTTGAACAACTTTATCTGGCAAAGACTTGCCATCGTTTTTAGTTAGCCATGCTGAGATGCAGTGAAACCTGGAAATCCAGAATGGGCTACCAGCAGAAAATCTCATCTTTAATTTGGAGTTCACGTCCATGTCTCCACTGTCTTCTCTtatattattggatgaattgATTTTCACTCTACACTTGTCAAGATTACCGTAAGAATTATCGAagaattaatctaaaaattttatataataaaaaaattaatataaattaactcGGTGAcctaaaaattaacttaaaaatttagtGACGTACAAGTTAACTTAATGAGCTCATGACTTGGGGTTCGTTTTCGAATCAATCTAAAATCacaagaaagttgaaaaaaatcaaatgtagGTTCATCGATAGATTTCATTAGCTATTTGATGtttaggggtgaaattgaaacgTCTTAGAAACAATAGGAGTAGCATTAGAAAATTGTAGACCATAAGGATAGAAGAGAAACATTAAAAGCCTATGGgggtaaaaataaagtttttgtaATCAGCCTGCCACCAAAACCCCACAAATCCTTCACTAAGCAGCGCCCTGTCCCTCTTCTCCGCAAAACCCTTGCAGCCCCATCAACAAAGCTTAAGGTCAGTTTCTCTCAAAGCTTCATTTTGAGTACCTGTCTTTTTCACCCTTGTAGCTCTCTTTGGATTTATGGGTTTTCTGAAGTTGGcttctttttggattttttttctgcaAAAAGAGCAAAAGATGTGATCTTTTTCTGTTTATTTAATgggttttattaattgaatGGTAATGTTGGGTTTTTAGTGACTTTCTGTCTGTTTATTCATTGAAAGATTGTGTTTTTAACAgaccctttttcttcttttgcttgttatgtgattttgttgtgcAAATTAATGAAGGTGTAAGGCGGCTTTAATAATTTGAAGAGAcccttttctatttctttcatTTGAAGAGCAGATTAGTATTCAGAGATGATAACTCTGGAGTGTTTGTAGAAGTGAGGAAATGTCATTGTTCATGtggattttttgattttaagcTGATTTTGGATTGGAGTGGCTTAGGAATTTGTGTTTGTTTCGATGGGAAATAATCACGTCACTTgcttgtttggttttgttttttgtaactTTGTATGCTTTAAGATAAAGAgatttttcatttgttaatgAGAAAATTTTGCGTTTTTATTGTGTAAGTTTTGTTGTTAGCTCATTGTTTTCTAATGTCAGATGGCTTGGAAAGGTATATGGCAGCTGAAAAAGCTGGTTGTGAGCTACTGTGACTGGGGAGGAAGTAGTAGGGGTATCAGGTATGAGTTTCGGCCTATAAATCACATATGTTTTAATCACTGAGTGATGAGTTTTTGTATCTAAGAAATCTAGAAGCAAATTCGATGCATGTTAAACTCAACTTATGGGAGGTCGAATGTTATAGTTTTGTTCATGTTCAAAATAAGTCCAAGGGTGCATTGGGGAGAAAGTGTATAGATCAGATTGAAGTAGGAGTTAGGAAGGGTGGAAGTAGACCAAAAGATTTTCCATTTGATGTGTTAAAAGATTTGATATGACATCAGTTTGCAGAAGGTTTGCTTGAAAATAGAACTTAATAGAGGCAAAGGATCCATTTACTTAACCCAGACTAGTTCGAAAAATGAGCAGGGCAGGTGTTCTTACCACCCAACCAGCTATGGAGATGGTAGTACTTGGatacttttcatttttatcatccTAGTTTAGCTCAGCAGCATCTTGAACTAGGATTAAGAATTCTGAAAGTTATTATGGaggtaaaatatgtttttcatcaaACCTTACCCTAATCTCCATTTTTCAATGTCATAGAGATCTATATCTGTGAGCAACTTTGTAAATtatgaggggaaaaaaatcaatggacaGTTGGACACTAAGACCAAACCTTAACAGCTCTTTGGAACCAATTCTATACTAGAATTAATTTCATCTATTTAAGtagattgatttgatttgatttgctaAATGAATTCTTTTGTTTGGAATAGGTTTTAAAGTTGTGGAATTCATTTCACTTAAGTTagtgaaaataaatcatttatccGAATTGCCACCATCCCCAAAAAACTTCTTCCAAGCAgatgtgagagagagaggggggtaGAGAACTGTGTTAGTGGGATTAGTTTCGAGGGGTTGATTATGAAGCAAACCACACCCCTGATTTTAGTGGGATTAATTTTCAATGAGCCGATTCTGAAGCAAATTACACCCAAAGTGGTGTGATTCgcaaatctattaaaaaactctaattttgaTTGGTTGTAGAATTCATTTATGTTGCTTAAAGTTTTTCAAACACTAGAATTGGATAAATGTTGTTGAAATGATTGCATTTCTATTCAATTTGGAAGTTTTCCAACGGCCTGTAAGTGAACTCTATATATATGACCTGTATGTTTGTGTGAATCTCATGGATGGATGTTGATTTTTATTCCTAAACAGAAGTCCAAACCTTTATAGGTCCTTGGTGCTTATAGCACCCTTGCTGATTTTCCTGGCCACTGGCTTTTCTACAATTAGTAGTTATCGATTTAATTATGAATATGGCAGGGCCTTCATAGAGTCAAACCTGCCAGCATATAAGGATAGCAATCCACAACTAGAGGTGATCACTGAACTTTCTCGCGGTCAGCATCCATGTTTGAAGGCTTTTTACAGtaagcttctctctctctccctctctctctctctctctctatttcacACACAACAATAAATACGAGAACTAGGGTCTATTTCTACTAAATAATAATTCTTCTCTGCAACATGAATGTGTCTGTGCTCATTCATTTGGAAAAGCcttttcaatgttttctttttggcATGCAAACAGAGAACAAAAATGAGAGGGTGGTATGTGTGAAGAATTTGGCATCAGAAGACGTACTTCTTCATGCTACCAGGCTAAGGAATGCGTTGggaagaaaagtgaaaaaactgCCAACAAGGCATGTGACCAAACACCCTAGCGTACAGGGTACATGGACGACTGATGTTAGATTTTGAAGCACGAAAACATTCTATATTACAACTTCTCGTGGCTTTAGCTTCATGAAGATATTGTGATAACATGCTGGCACCGGGATCAAGTGAAAGTCATCTGTAATGTATTTTCTTGGGTTAGCTTGAACTTCCGGTCATAATTTAGACGTTCCAAAACTTTGGCCCTAGACTTGGTCCCAGTTTGTTTTGTTCTAAAAGACACGACATTTGCATATCTATCCCATTCGATAAAATTCAGTTATCCTCTTATTTACCAGCCTAGTTTATTGTCACGACTAATAGGATTTATTGGGATTCTGATGTGAATTCAAAGGTTATTTGACCAAACTGGGATTCTTATCTGCTACTTGTTTCCATTTATTTCCCTATCTTAGTACACGTTGGAGTCCCAGGTTCCCCTATTTCTTATCTCTCCTGTCACAGGTCTAGCTGGTGTTGCAGCTAGTTGATGTGCGGTGAGCAACAAAGCCACTATTAGGGGGGAATTCCCACATGCTGTTCTAGCCATATTCTGATATGAAATGTATTTTTCGTTTTATCATAATGAACAGACATTATACAATGGCTCAAGAACTGATATTCACATGAATCTCTTCTCCCCAAACAAGAAGATTTGAACCTCTGGAAACAGTCCATGTtaagtagaaaagaaaaaccgaAATAATAATCGTGGTAAGACAGCTGGGTTTTGTAGTCTAGAAGCCTGCCAATGATTCTCTTCCATTACATGTACCTGCCTGGATGATGGTGCGCAGTCATAGCAGCCGTGCAGAATCACACCCCTGCGACAAGACAAGGACCCCTGTTCCCAGTTTGGTCTTACATGCCAACCCTAATTTTTCTGTTCAAAAGTCCATCCCAATGAAATCGAATTGCCACATATCTGTGCACTTAAATATTCAACATTTAGCCTCCTGCACTGCTTTCCTAAATTTTCAATTGGAAAAATCACAATCTAG
This window of the Populus trichocarpa isolate Nisqually-1 chromosome 13, P.trichocarpa_v4.1, whole genome shotgun sequence genome carries:
- the LOC18104582 gene encoding 54S ribosomal protein L51, mitochondrial, encoding MAWKGIWQLKKLVVSYCDWGGSSRGIRAFIESNLPAYKDSNPQLEVITELSRGQHPCLKAFYKNKNERVVCVKNLASEDVLLHATRLRNALGRKVKKLPTRHVTKHPSVQGTWTTDVRF